One segment of Candidatus Zixiibacteriota bacterium DNA contains the following:
- a CDS encoding DUF3566 domain-containing protein yields the protein MKYELKRIRVWSAIKVGFFIWGLIGFLGGLYMAMMMPFVMQFMESFGPMPDGMGSVGPLALIFLPILYSLMAAVMGTVITAIVAGFYNLISSLLGGIEVSLESEMLHPLNIGDKPLPPAKESGNYTI from the coding sequence ATGAAGTACGAATTGAAGCGAATCAGAGTGTGGAGTGCGATTAAAGTCGGTTTCTTCATATGGGGACTGATCGGCTTTCTCGGTGGGCTGTATATGGCAATGATGATGCCATTCGTGATGCAGTTCATGGAGTCCTTTGGTCCGATGCCGGATGGGATGGGCTCTGTTGGACCCCTCGCCCTCATATTCCTGCCAATTCTCTATTCTCTTATGGCGGCTGTCATGGGCACAGTCATCACCGCAATTGTTGCGGGATTCTACAACCTGATAAGCAGCCTGCTCGGCGGGATTGAAGTCAGCCTTGAAAGTGAGATGCTGCATCCGCTGAACATCGGCGACAAACCGCTTCCGCCGGCAAAAGAGAGCGGCAACTACACGATTTGA